Genomic DNA from Arthrobacter sp. B1I2:
CCGGGGAAGGCAACAGGGGGTCTGGCGGCGGGTTTAGGGGATGAGTTCCTGAAGGTCGTCGACCACCAGGGTGGCCCCGGCGTCCAGGAGCGTCTGCCGCCCGGCACCGCGGTCCACCCCGATGACCAAATGGAACGATCCCGCTTGTCCGGCCTGCACGCCCGACACCGCGTCTTCCACCACAACGCACTCGGAGCTGGGCAGGCCCAGCAGTTTGGCTGCATATTCGTAGGTGTCCGGGTTTGGCTTGCCGGGCAGCCCCTGCGCTGAAGCCACCACGCCGTCCACCACGACTGCAAAGTGGTGGCTGAGTCCGGCGGCCTTCAGAACGGCGGGGGCGTTGCGGGAGGAGGAGACGACGGCGACCTTGAGTCCGCGGTCCAGCGCGGCCTGGAGGAAGCGCACCGAGCCCTCAAACGGTTCGACGCCGGCGCTCACGATGTCATTGAAGATCGCGTTCTTACGGTTGCCCAGGCCCTGGACGGTTTCGTTGTCAGGGGCATCATCCAGCGGGCCTTCCGGCAGCTTGAGCCCCCGGGAGGCCAGGAAGTCGCGCACTCCGTCAAAACGGGGCTTGCCGTCGATGTGGTCGAAGTAGTCGCTTTCGCTGTATCCGGAGACCCCGGGCTGCGAGGACAGGTAACCGTCGAACAGTTCCTGCCAGGCACGCTCATGCACGGTGGCCGTGGGCGTCAGCACCCCGTCCAAGTCAAACAGGATCGCTGCCGCGCCGGTCCAGGCGGCGGTATCAGCTGCAGTTTGTTGTGTCATCGGCAGTGCGATGTCCTCTCGATTTGCGGACTGGCGGCACTGCCGGGGCGGCCTGCAGGAGGGTACTGCTGGCGCGGCATGCGCGCAGCATCGCTTCCTGTCCGCCCACTGCAGGACCGACTATGGCCGTAGACGAGTGTAAGCGCTTGCAAATTTGACTTGCAAATGTTTTTTATGGCTGACGCATTTGCCTGCGGCTCAGCGCAGTACGTAATGGCGCAGGAAGGCGCTGACGTCCACCATTTCCGTCTTTGACATGGCATGCCCCATCCCCGGGTACGTCCGGGCCGTCAACAGGGTGTTTTCTTCCAGCCATTCCTCGGTGTAGGCCACGGCGTCCTCGTTGATCACCAGGTCCGCCTTGTCCCGGCCCCAGAAGAACGGGGGTTTAGCGTCGAAGGAATCCGTCACCGTGAGGAGCTCGTTGTTGAGTACGAAGCCGGACAGGCCCACAACGGCCTTGTAGTCATCCGGATGCAGCCGCAGGAGCGTGGTCGCCATGGCCATGCCCTGGGAGTACCCCATCAGGCTGACGCTGCTGTGCTGGTCTTTGACGGAGCTGATCCAGGCCTGCACTGCGTTCGCGGCCGAGATGACGTCGGCGAAGTCGTTTGCCAGGAAGTAGTCGAGCAGGAACCAGCCCCAGTGGTCGCCGATCGGCATCGGGGCACGCAGGGCCGCGAAGGTGAACTCCTGCGGCAGGTAATCGAAGAGGCGTACCATCCGCGACTCATCCGTGCCGTAACCGTGCATCATCACCAGCAAGGGAGTGCCGGCGCGCTGGCCTTCCGGCTTTGACCACACAACTGTTTCCACCGGACAAGCCTAACGAGGTAAGCGCGCCGTACCGGCCGGGTCATTGAATCCGGAATCACCGGGAGGTAGCGTGACGCTTGACAGACAGCAGGCTTAGCTTTGGCAGTGTACGCACCACCTCTCCGTAACGCCCAACCAGTGCCGCCCAGACGCGGCTAAGGAGCAAGTCATGAGAATCGGCTCTTCAATCTTCCTCATCGCCCTTGGCGCCATCCTTGCCTGGGCCGTGGCTCCCGGCTTGATCCCCTTCGTGGACCAGCAGCTGGTGGGCTACATCCTGATGGCCGTGGGCGTGATCGGGCTCATCGCTTCGCTGGTCCTCGCCTCCCCCGGCCGCAGCCGCCGCGTGAGCGAGTCCCGCTCCGTCATCGATCCCGATACGGGCGAGCGGATCACCCGCCACGAAAGCCGCGACGGCGGCATCTAACCTAAGCGGAACCGGGACGGGGATCCCGGAGTGCTGCTGATGACCCCGACGAGCCGGGCTGGACCACCACGCGTCCAGCCCGGCTTTCGCATTCCCCGGAGTTTTTGGGCAGCTGTGAAGAGTTGGAGGGCCCGGAAGTCCCGGCATCTGCCCAAAAATTCCAACGGATCGTAAGGGAATCTTTGTTTCATGTTGATTTCCATTGACAAACCAACAGAAGCAAAGATAAAGTCAAGTAACTCAACATCCGTGTGATACCAATCACGCTGGAAACAGAAACAGCAGGACCTACGCAACGGAGGGTACGTGTTCGCCGAAGAGCGCCAGCAAAAGATTGCCGAGCTTGTAGCCGGCAGCGGCCGGGTCAGCGTGACCCTGCTGGCTGAGCGCTTCCGCATCACCACCGAAACAGTCCGCCGGGACCTTGCCGCCTTGGAAAACGCCGGCACCCTCCGGCGCGTCCACGGCGGTGCCGTGGCGGCGGATCGTTTCAGCACCACCGAGGAAAGCATCACCGAGCGCGCCATCCAGCGGCCGGACCAAAAGATCCGCATCGCTGAAGCCGCCCTGGCCCTGATACCCCGGAACTCGCCGGCCAGTGTCCTCATGGACGGCGGCACCACCACCGAGGTGCTGGCGGACATGCTGGCGCGGCGCACCGCCGTCGAACCTTCCGACGGCAGCGGGCCGCACCACGAACTGGTGGTCATCACCCACGCGGTACCGATCGCCAGCAAGCTTTCCAACGTTCCCGGCGTTGCCCTGCAGATCCTCGGTGGCCGGGTCCGCGGAATCACCCAGGTGGCCGTGGGACAGGCAACGGTGAACGCCGCCGCCCGCATCCGCCCGGATATCGCGTTCATTGGCACCAATGGCATCCACGCCACTTTTGGCGTCAGCACTCCCGATCCTGAAGAAGCAGCCGTCAAGGCAGCCTTCGTCCAGTCGGCACGCCGCATTGTGGTGCTGGCCGACTCCTCCAAGCTGGACACGGAAACCCTGGTCCAGTTCGCCTCCCTGAAAGATCTGGACACCTTGATCACAGACAGTGAACCCGGACCTGAACTCGCGGCCGCCCTGGAAGATGCCGGCGTGGACGTGGTGGTCGCATGATCGTCACCTTCACGGCCAACCCCAGCCTCGACCGCACCGTCGCCCTCCCCGGGCCCCTGGCACGCGGTGAGGTGCAGCGCGCCGTCTCCGTCCGCCAGGAGTCCGGCGGCAAGGGCGTCAACGTCTCCCGCGCCCTGGTGGCTTCCGGCCTGGAGTCGCTCGCCGTCCTCCCCGGCGCGGACAGCGATCCCGTCCTTGCCGGCCTGCGCGAAAGTGCAGTGCCGTTCGTGTCGCTTCCCATCGATGAGCCGCTGCGCACCAACGTGGCACTCACCGAGCCCGGCGGCGTGACCACCAAGATCAACGAGCCCGGGCCGGTCCTGGCCGCCGACCAGCAGGAGGCCCTCATCAAGCTGCTGCTGGAAAGCTCGCGCGGTGCCGGCTGGGTTGTCCTGGCCGGCTCCCTGCCGCCGGGATTCCCGGACAACTTCTACGCCACGGTGGCGCGGCGGATCCGGGAGGCGGGCAACGGCACTGCGCCGCTGATCGCCGTCGACTCCTCCGGGGCGCCCCTCGCCGCCGCTTTGACCGACGCCGGAACCTCCGACGACGGAACAGGCACCGGCGGAACAACCACAGGTTCCGGGAAACCGGACCTCCTCAAGCCCAATGCCGAGGAACTGGCGGAGCTGGCCGCAGCCGCCGGTTTTGCCCCGGTCACCGGTGACGAGCTGGAAGCGGACCCGGCTGCTGCCGCTGCCGCCGCAGCCGCCGTCGTACGTTCCGGTGTGGGTGCTGTGCTGGCAACTCTCGGTTCCAAGGGAGCTGTCCTCGTAACGGCAGACGGCGCGTGGCTGGCCACGCACCCGCCGGTCGCCGCGGTCAGCACGGTAGGCGCGGGCGATTCCGCACTTGCCGGCTACCTGCTTGCCCACGGCAGGGGCGCCGCCCCTGCCGACTGCCTTCGTCAGGCGGTGGCCCACGGTGCCGCCGCTGCCTCCCTGCCGGGTTCCACTGTTCCGGCAGTAAACCAAACCACCCCGGATGCCGTAATCATCACGGCCCTTCGAAAGGATTGACAGTGACCCAGCTCATCACCACGGAACTGGTCGAGCTCGACCAGAACCTGGGCAACACCCCCGAGACGGTGATCCGGCACTTGGCAAGCAAGGTTGCAGCCACCGGACGCGCATCAGAAGTTGAAGGCCTCTTCGCCGACGCCTTCGCCCGCGAGCAGAAGACCGCCACCGGCATCCCCGGCGGCATCGCGATCCCGCACTGCCGCTCGGCGGCGGTCACCGTACCCACCCTGGCCATGGCACGGCTGAACCCGAAGGTGGACTTCGGCGCCAAGGACGGCCCGGCAGACCTGGTGTTCTTCATCGCCGCTCCGGACGGCGCGGACCAGGAGCACCTGAAGCTGCTGTCCAAGCTGGCCCGGTCCCTGATCAAGAAGGACTTCACCGCAGCCCTGCGCAACGCTTCCTCGGAGGCGGAGATCGTGGAGCTGGTGGACGGCGCCCTGGCCGACAAGCCTGCCGCACACGCCGCAACCGCCCCGGCTGATGCAGTCCCGGTTGGCGCCGCCGTTGGTGCCGCCGGCTCCTCCGCAGCAGCCGGCAGCACGGCAACCGGCGCTGCAGGTTCCGCCGGCCGGGGCCCCAAGCGCCTCGTGGCCGTAACCGCCTGCCCCACCGGCATCGCCCACACCTACATGGCGGCCGATTCTCTTGTGGCAGCCGCCCAGGAGGCCGGCGTCGACCTGCAGGTGGAGACGCAGGGTTCCTCCGGTGCCAAGCCGCTGGATCCCGCCGTCATCGCGGCCGCCGACGCCGTCATCTTCGCGGTGGACGTGGATGTACGCGGCAAGGAACGCTTTGCCGGCAAACCCGTCATCAACGCCCCGGTCAAGCGCGGCATCGACGAGCCGGCCAAGATGGTCCAGGAAGCCCTTGCCGCGGCGGACAACCCCCATGCCCGCCGTGTCCCGCACTTCGGGGCTGAAGAGCAGGCAGAGCATGAGGCCGAGGAAAGGGGCGAGCACATCGGCCAGAAGCTGAAGCGCGCACTGCTCACCGGCGTCAGCTACATGATTCCGTTCGTGGCGGGCGGCGGCCTGCTGATCGCCCTGGGCTTCCTGCTCGCTGGCTTCGACATCGCCCTGGGCACCAAAGCCAATGACATCCTGGCAGCCAACACGCTGTTCAACCTGCCTAACGGCAACCTGGCTCTCTACGTCGGTACTGTCCTATACAAGATAGGCAGCCTGTCGATGGGCTTCCTGGTCCCCGCACTGGCCGGTTATATCGCCTACGCAATCGCCGATCGACCGGGCATCGCGCCCGGCTTCGTTGCCGGTGCGGTTTCCGGATTCATGGGGGCCGGGTTCCTCGGCGGCATCGTTGGCGGCCTGTTGGCTGGATACATCGCCCATGTCATAGGGACCTGGAGCGTTCCCCGCTGGCTCCGGGGCCTCATGCCTGTGGTGATCATTCCGCTCCTGGCCTCCATCGTTGCCTCCGGACTGATGTTCCTAGTGCTCGGCGGACCCATCGCCGCCCTGACCAACGCCCTCAACAGCTGGCTGTCGGGCATGACCGGTGCCTCCGCCGTGGTCCTGGGCGTCATCCTCGGCCTCATGATGTGCTTCGACCTGGGCGGCCCGGTCAACAAGGTCGCCTACGCGTTCGCTGTCGCAGGGCTCGGCGCCGGCAGCGCCACCAATCAGGCTCCGTGGCAGATCATGGCAACGGTGATGGCTGCGGGCATGGTGCCCCCGCTGGCGATGGCACTGGCCACTGTCCTGGACCGGAAGCTCTTTAGCCTGGCCGAGCGTGAAAACGGCAAGGCAGCCTGGCTGCTGGGCGCGTCCTTCATCTCCGAAGGTGCCATCCCGTTCGCCGCAGCCGACCCGCTGCGCGTCATCCCCGCCAGCATGCTGGGCGGCGCCCTTACCGGAGCACTGACCATGGCCTTCGGTGTGACGTCGCAGGCACCCCACGGCGGCATCTTCGTGTTTTTCGCCATCGGCAACGTGCTGATGTTCATCCTCTCGATCATTGCCGGCACCATCGTCACCGCCCTTGCCGTCGTGGCACTGAAGCGCTGGGCAGCCCCGAAGACCGCTGATACCGTGGAGAGCGTTCCCGCAACGGTCTGACCGCCACTCATAACCTAACCGGCGCTGATCCAACAGCAAGCCGAACCACAAAGGAGCAACAATGCCAGAACGCACCGCAACCGTCGCCAGCCGTGTAGGCCTGCACGCCCGCCCCGCCGCGATCTTCGCGGAGGCAGCCGGCGAGTTCGACCTGGACATCACCATCGCCCGTGAAGGTGAGCCGGCCGACGAGGCCATGGATGCCGCCAGCATCCTGTCCCTCATGAGCCTGGGCGCCTCACACGGCGACGTGGTGGTCCTGCGCGCTGAGGGTGCCGGCGCGGACGATGCGCTGGAGCGCCTGGTGCAGATCCTGGAAACGGATCACGACGCCGAGTAGCAGCCACGCTGCCTGACAGCACAATGCCGTCGGCCGCCGTCGGGCTTTCCCCTTTGCGGGAGAAGGCCCGACGGCGGCCGCTTGGCTTTAAGCGTCATACCCACCCAGTGCGGGACCAGTCAGCCCCGCTCGGCGATCGCTTTGACGTCAGCCACCAGCTTGTCCCACATGGCCTTCGAATGCGCCGCCGCCTCTTCCGTGGGATTGTTGTCCTGGGCCAGGGTCAGCCGCGTTGAGCCGTCCAGTTCCTCCAGGGTCCACTCGAGTGTGTGGTAGTTCTCCGGCTTGTCCTCCTGGCCGGACAGCGCACTGAAGTGGGTGTGCACCAGTTTCTGTCCCGGCCGGACGTCCTTGATCTCTCCCTTGTCCTGGTATGTCTTGCCGTTCCACTCGCCCTGCCAGGTGATGGGGTTTCCCACTTTCCAGTCTGTTGCCAGCTCTGTCCCGAACATGAACTCCTTCACCGCGGCCGGATCGGTGATCACCTCCCACACGCGCTGCGGAGGGGCGTTGATGGTGGTGACGGCCGTTGCCACATGGCCTTCCGGCATGGCTCACGCCTTTTTCGCAGTGAAAAGCAGGTACTCCCATTCCATCTGGAACGGGATATCCCCGTGCGCGTCCCCGAAGGAGTCAGCCAGCTCCGTGAGGGCCTGGTCCAGTGCCTGGACCTTGTCCTGGTCCTGTCCCAGCGATTTGTAGACGGAGATGATGGGACCGTAGTGGGACTTGAAGTACCGCACGAAGTCCGCCGGCTGGTGGAAGCTTTTGACGGCCAGGTTCTGCTTGCGGGTATGGACGCCGGTGATCCTGCCGCCGAGCAGTTCGCGGACATGCTCCTCGCTCCCCCACAGCGGCGCGGGCTGCGCGCCGGGCGGTGGCGGCGGAGCAAAGGGCTTCATGGCGGCAAACATCTGCCCGATGAATCCCTCCGGTGTCCAGCACAACAGCCCTACGGAGCCTCCGGGCTTGCACACCCGGAGCAGCTCGTCGGCAGCCGCCTGGTGGTGCGGCGCGAACATGACGCCGATGCAGGACATCACCACGTCGAACTCCGC
This window encodes:
- a CDS encoding HAD family hydrolase — protein: MTQQTAADTAAWTGAAAILFDLDGVLTPTATVHERAWQELFDGYLSSQPGVSGYSESDYFDHIDGKPRFDGVRDFLASRGLKLPEGPLDDAPDNETVQGLGNRKNAIFNDIVSAGVEPFEGSVRFLQAALDRGLKVAVVSSSRNAPAVLKAAGLSHHFAVVVDGVVASAQGLPGKPNPDTYEYAAKLLGLPSSECVVVEDAVSGVQAGQAGSFHLVIGVDRGAGRQTLLDAGATLVVDDLQELIP
- a CDS encoding alpha/beta hydrolase → METVVWSKPEGQRAGTPLLVMMHGYGTDESRMVRLFDYLPQEFTFAALRAPMPIGDHWGWFLLDYFLANDFADVISAANAVQAWISSVKDQHSSVSLMGYSQGMAMATTLLRLHPDDYKAVVGLSGFVLNNELLTVTDSFDAKPPFFWGRDKADLVINEDAVAYTEEWLEENTLLTARTYPGMGHAMSKTEMVDVSAFLRHYVLR
- a CDS encoding DUF6458 family protein, which produces MRIGSSIFLIALGAILAWAVAPGLIPFVDQQLVGYILMAVGVIGLIASLVLASPGRSRRVSESRSVIDPDTGERITRHESRDGGI
- a CDS encoding DeoR/GlpR family DNA-binding transcription regulator — encoded protein: MFAEERQQKIAELVAGSGRVSVTLLAERFRITTETVRRDLAALENAGTLRRVHGGAVAADRFSTTEESITERAIQRPDQKIRIAEAALALIPRNSPASVLMDGGTTTEVLADMLARRTAVEPSDGSGPHHELVVITHAVPIASKLSNVPGVALQILGGRVRGITQVAVGQATVNAAARIRPDIAFIGTNGIHATFGVSTPDPEEAAVKAAFVQSARRIVVLADSSKLDTETLVQFASLKDLDTLITDSEPGPELAAALEDAGVDVVVA
- a CDS encoding 1-phosphofructokinase family hexose kinase, with amino-acid sequence MIVTFTANPSLDRTVALPGPLARGEVQRAVSVRQESGGKGVNVSRALVASGLESLAVLPGADSDPVLAGLRESAVPFVSLPIDEPLRTNVALTEPGGVTTKINEPGPVLAADQQEALIKLLLESSRGAGWVVLAGSLPPGFPDNFYATVARRIREAGNGTAPLIAVDSSGAPLAAALTDAGTSDDGTGTGGTTTGSGKPDLLKPNAEELAELAAAAGFAPVTGDELEADPAAAAAAAAAVVRSGVGAVLATLGSKGAVLVTADGAWLATHPPVAAVSTVGAGDSALAGYLLAHGRGAAPADCLRQAVAHGAAAASLPGSTVPAVNQTTPDAVIITALRKD
- a CDS encoding PTS fructose transporter subunit IIABC produces the protein MTQLITTELVELDQNLGNTPETVIRHLASKVAATGRASEVEGLFADAFAREQKTATGIPGGIAIPHCRSAAVTVPTLAMARLNPKVDFGAKDGPADLVFFIAAPDGADQEHLKLLSKLARSLIKKDFTAALRNASSEAEIVELVDGALADKPAAHAATAPADAVPVGAAVGAAGSSAAAGSTATGAAGSAGRGPKRLVAVTACPTGIAHTYMAADSLVAAAQEAGVDLQVETQGSSGAKPLDPAVIAAADAVIFAVDVDVRGKERFAGKPVINAPVKRGIDEPAKMVQEALAAADNPHARRVPHFGAEEQAEHEAEERGEHIGQKLKRALLTGVSYMIPFVAGGGLLIALGFLLAGFDIALGTKANDILAANTLFNLPNGNLALYVGTVLYKIGSLSMGFLVPALAGYIAYAIADRPGIAPGFVAGAVSGFMGAGFLGGIVGGLLAGYIAHVIGTWSVPRWLRGLMPVVIIPLLASIVASGLMFLVLGGPIAALTNALNSWLSGMTGASAVVLGVILGLMMCFDLGGPVNKVAYAFAVAGLGAGSATNQAPWQIMATVMAAGMVPPLAMALATVLDRKLFSLAERENGKAAWLLGASFISEGAIPFAAADPLRVIPASMLGGALTGALTMAFGVTSQAPHGGIFVFFAIGNVLMFILSIIAGTIVTALAVVALKRWAAPKTADTVESVPATV
- a CDS encoding HPr family phosphocarrier protein, with product MPERTATVASRVGLHARPAAIFAEAAGEFDLDITIAREGEPADEAMDAASILSLMSLGASHGDVVVLRAEGAGADDALERLVQILETDHDAE
- a CDS encoding SRPBCC family protein, which produces MPEGHVATAVTTINAPPQRVWEVITDPAAVKEFMFGTELATDWKVGNPITWQGEWNGKTYQDKGEIKDVRPGQKLVHTHFSALSGQEDKPENYHTLEWTLEELDGSTRLTLAQDNNPTEEAAAHSKAMWDKLVADVKAIAERG
- a CDS encoding class I SAM-dependent methyltransferase, which translates into the protein MSDQTDVAEADRELKKKHRAMWASGDYPALADEMLLELGAVLVEACGIKSRQRVLDVAAGTGNAAIPAAMMGAKVVASDLTPELFEAGRREAANRGVSLEWQEGDAEALPFGDAEFDVVMSCIGVMFAPHHQAAADELLRVCKPGGSVGLLCWTPEGFIGQMFAAMKPFAPPPPPGAQPAPLWGSEEHVRELLGGRITGVHTRKQNLAVKSFHQPADFVRYFKSHYGPIISVYKSLGQDQDKVQALDQALTELADSFGDAHGDIPFQMEWEYLLFTAKKA